The Salinibaculum sp. SYNS191 genome has a window encoding:
- a CDS encoding SDR family NAD(P)-dependent oxidoreductase — protein MTDIDLTGKTAWVTGSARNIGKAIAAEMAASGANVVVSNRSNEAELDAAVADLRERFDTSVIGVQTDVSDPDAVLDAVETIGQELGPVDILVNNAAVRPHNPVEDITLEEWNTVVGTNLTGPFLCARAVVPDMREAGWGRIITMSGADAMFGQSNRLHVASTKAGLFGYTRALAHELAEDGITSNCIAPGIAKTDRAGEGQGQPDLEPYRQRIPLGYICDPEEIAPTATFLASDHGGYITGQVVHVNGGLFPTIRF, from the coding sequence ATGACAGACATCGACCTGACGGGGAAGACTGCGTGGGTAACCGGTTCGGCCCGCAACATCGGGAAAGCAATCGCCGCCGAGATGGCTGCGAGCGGCGCGAACGTCGTCGTTAGCAACCGCTCGAACGAGGCGGAACTCGACGCTGCCGTTGCCGACCTCCGTGAGCGCTTCGACACGTCGGTTATCGGAGTCCAGACGGACGTGAGCGACCCCGACGCGGTGCTCGATGCGGTCGAGACCATCGGACAGGAACTCGGGCCGGTCGATATCTTGGTGAACAACGCGGCAGTCCGTCCGCACAATCCGGTCGAGGACATCACTCTCGAAGAGTGGAACACCGTCGTCGGGACGAACCTCACGGGGCCGTTCCTCTGTGCACGGGCGGTCGTACCGGACATGCGCGAGGCTGGGTGGGGCCGCATCATCACCATGTCAGGCGCGGACGCGATGTTCGGTCAGTCCAACCGCCTCCACGTGGCATCGACCAAGGCGGGATTGTTCGGCTACACCCGCGCCCTCGCTCACGAACTCGCAGAGGACGGCATCACGTCAAACTGCATCGCGCCGGGCATCGCCAAGACTGACCGGGCCGGTGAGGGACAGGGCCAACCCGACTTGGAACCGTACCGGCAACGCATCCCGCTTGGCTACATCTGTGACCCCGAGGAGATAGCGCCGACTGCCACCTTCCTCGCCTCCGACCACGGCGGTTACATCACGGGACAAGTCGTCCACGTCAACGGCGGCCTCTTCCCGACGATTCGGTTCTAG
- a CDS encoding acyl-CoA synthetase, translating into MALDYETYEAAAESFSWDERWELFDGDTESFNITHECIDRRDDDSTAVRLKFGTGETATYTSGEIGRAANQFANALSERGLEKGDRIAVMLDPCYELYVGMFGIWKFGGVFVQLSPMFGPDAVEYRLDDSDADVVLTTKSAAEETVPEDAAVEVVTVEEDFEDLLAGQPTEYEATTGAKDISAIQYTSGTSGKPSATEMRHETITYVAVRSMFAYGIRAEDRFFCTSSPAWAHGLWIGTTAPLALDTAVGAYSGAFDPETALDALEEFEITNLAAAATAFRKIKTSGLLDEYDLKLKRVATAGEAMDTETQAFFQEQLGVQVADVYGVSEFGGMIMNYNGFDGWEMKLGSIGKPFPGLTVAVIDEEGEECPPDEIGEIAVERGGEWFRTGDAGMVDEDGYYWHKGRKDDVIISSGYRIDPHEVEDSLLAVPEVVEAAVIESPDEERGNIVKAYVKVEGEHSDDLKDDIKTSVKEDLSRHEYPRELEFVQEFPRTEAGGKIQRNKLRELDANEA; encoded by the coding sequence ATGGCGCTCGATTACGAGACGTACGAAGCGGCAGCCGAGAGTTTCAGCTGGGACGAACGCTGGGAACTGTTCGACGGCGACACGGAGTCGTTCAACATCACACACGAGTGTATCGACCGCCGCGACGACGATTCGACGGCGGTCCGCCTCAAGTTCGGCACTGGCGAGACGGCCACCTACACCAGCGGCGAGATCGGCCGTGCGGCCAATCAGTTTGCGAACGCGCTGTCCGAGCGCGGACTTGAGAAGGGCGACCGCATCGCAGTGATGCTCGACCCCTGTTACGAACTCTACGTCGGGATGTTCGGAATCTGGAAGTTTGGCGGCGTCTTCGTCCAACTCTCTCCGATGTTCGGTCCCGATGCCGTCGAGTACCGTCTCGACGACAGCGACGCCGACGTGGTCCTGACGACCAAATCCGCCGCCGAAGAGACCGTCCCCGAGGACGCCGCTGTCGAGGTCGTCACCGTCGAGGAGGATTTCGAGGACCTACTCGCGGGCCAGCCGACCGAATACGAAGCCACGACCGGCGCGAAGGACATCTCCGCGATTCAGTACACGAGCGGCACCTCTGGAAAACCCTCGGCCACCGAGATGCGCCACGAGACGATCACCTACGTCGCCGTCCGGTCGATGTTCGCCTACGGTATCCGTGCCGAGGACCGATTCTTCTGCACCTCATCGCCCGCGTGGGCGCACGGCCTCTGGATTGGAACGACTGCGCCGCTCGCGCTCGACACTGCCGTCGGTGCGTACTCCGGTGCCTTCGACCCCGAGACGGCCTTGGATGCCCTCGAAGAGTTCGAGATTACGAACCTCGCGGCGGCGGCCACCGCCTTCCGGAAAATCAAGACCTCCGGTCTCCTCGACGAGTACGACCTCAAACTCAAACGCGTCGCAACCGCAGGCGAGGCGATGGACACCGAGACGCAGGCGTTTTTCCAAGAGCAACTCGGCGTACAGGTCGCAGACGTCTACGGCGTCAGCGAGTTCGGCGGGATGATTATGAACTACAACGGCTTCGACGGGTGGGAGATGAAACTCGGGAGCATCGGCAAACCCTTCCCCGGGCTGACGGTGGCCGTCATCGACGAGGAGGGAGAGGAGTGCCCGCCGGACGAAATCGGGGAAATCGCCGTCGAGCGCGGCGGGGAGTGGTTCCGTACCGGCGACGCCGGGATGGTCGATGAAGACGGCTACTACTGGCACAAGGGCCGGAAAGACGACGTCATCATCTCCTCGGGCTACCGAATCGACCCGCACGAAGTCGAAGACAGCCTGCTGGCCGTTCCTGAAGTCGTCGAAGCGGCCGTCATCGAGAGTCCGGACGAGGAGCGAGGCAACATCGTCAAGGCCTACGTCAAAGTCGAAGGCGAGCACTCGGACGACCTGAAAGACGACATCAAGACGAGCGTGAAAGAGGATTTGAGCCGCCACGAGTACCCGCGCGAACTCGAATTCGTCCAGGAGTTCCCGCGGACGGAAGCGGGCGGGAAAATCCAACGGAACAAGCTCCGCGAACTCGACGCGAACGAAGCCTAA
- a CDS encoding aldehyde dehydrogenase family protein has translation MTEYSQGSVADAYDILVDGEWVSADSGERFAVYDPSTGEELTQVARGRETDIEHAIEAAVAAEDGWRRMAVDERSQLLYEIAQALRDHEDELAEIETLDTGKPLGTGRSHAQTCARYFEYYAGIADKVYGDSIPLSDEYVDFTVREPLGVTAQVIPWNGPLSVFGRSVAPALATGNVCIVKPAEQAPLSPLVAARVIDDHLPDGVLNVVPGFGTEAGAPLVEHDAVDGIGFTGSVPTGKAIATAAAENLTPHYLELGGKSPNVVFPDADLDNAVENAVKGFTAVTGQVCSAGSRLLLHEDIHDEFLDRLVDEVDSLTVDSGIDDPDVGPLVSEEQFEKVQRYVEVGRKEAGEPVVGGSALDRPGYFFEPTIFDGVDNDMRIAQEEIFGPVLSVITFADEQEAIEIANDVDYGLVAGIFTENVQRALRFSKEVAAGQIYINEWFAGGIETPFGGYKDSGYGREKGLEAIDEYTQVKNVCANIGTDWPR, from the coding sequence ATGACCGAGTATTCGCAGGGGAGCGTCGCAGACGCGTACGATATCCTCGTCGACGGTGAGTGGGTATCGGCCGACAGCGGCGAGCGGTTCGCAGTGTACGACCCGAGCACCGGCGAGGAACTGACACAGGTCGCCCGTGGACGAGAGACGGACATCGAACACGCGATCGAGGCCGCAGTCGCCGCCGAGGACGGCTGGCGTCGGATGGCCGTCGACGAGCGGTCCCAACTGCTCTACGAAATCGCGCAGGCGCTCCGTGACCACGAGGACGAACTGGCCGAAATCGAGACACTGGATACGGGCAAACCGCTCGGGACGGGACGCAGTCACGCCCAGACGTGTGCCCGCTACTTCGAATACTACGCCGGCATCGCCGACAAGGTGTACGGCGACTCGATTCCCCTCTCCGACGAGTACGTCGATTTCACCGTCCGGGAACCCCTCGGCGTCACCGCACAAGTCATCCCGTGGAACGGACCGCTCTCCGTGTTCGGGCGGTCGGTCGCGCCGGCACTCGCGACGGGCAACGTCTGTATCGTCAAGCCCGCCGAGCAAGCCCCGCTCTCCCCGCTCGTGGCCGCTCGCGTCATCGACGACCACCTCCCCGACGGCGTCCTCAACGTCGTTCCCGGTTTCGGCACCGAGGCGGGCGCACCGCTCGTGGAACACGACGCCGTCGACGGCATCGGCTTCACCGGTTCGGTCCCAACGGGCAAGGCGATTGCCACCGCCGCCGCGGAGAATCTGACACCGCACTACCTCGAACTCGGCGGCAAGAGTCCGAACGTGGTCTTCCCGGACGCCGACCTCGACAACGCCGTCGAGAACGCCGTGAAGGGGTTCACAGCCGTCACCGGACAGGTGTGTTCGGCCGGTTCGCGCCTGCTGTTGCACGAGGACATCCACGACGAGTTTCTCGACCGTCTCGTCGATGAGGTCGACTCGCTCACCGTCGATTCGGGTATCGACGACCCCGATGTCGGCCCGCTCGTCTCCGAAGAGCAGTTCGAGAAGGTACAGCGCTACGTCGAAGTCGGTCGGAAAGAGGCGGGAGAACCAGTGGTCGGCGGGTCGGCGCTGGACCGGCCGGGCTACTTCTTCGAACCGACCATCTTCGACGGCGTGGACAACGACATGCGCATCGCACAGGAGGAAATCTTCGGGCCGGTGTTGAGCGTCATCACGTTCGCGGACGAACAGGAAGCAATCGAGATTGCCAACGACGTGGACTACGGGCTGGTCGCGGGCATCTTCACGGAGAACGTCCAGCGGGCGCTTCGCTTCTCGAAGGAGGTCGCCGCCGGACAGATTTACATCAACGAATGGTTCGCGGGCGGCATCGAGACGCCCTTCGGCGGTTACAAGGACAGCGGCTACGGCCGAGAGAAGGGACTGGAAGCCATCGACGAGTACACGCAGGTCAAGAACGTCTGTGCCAACATCGGCACCGACTGGCCGCGCTGA
- a CDS encoding thiamine pyrophosphate-binding protein, whose product MPTRETDRQSGSSYLYRALVDAGVETVIGIPGAQTVPFDKLVAERDDMDYVMARHETAIPHIAWGYYEASGAMAATVTIPGPGDTNVSTGLKNALSNGIPMIHIASDVDDADRPREPVHEIEPETFDNVVKENIQVSSRLRLPEQISRAIAVAREPPTGPVRLGIPKDMLASDFAAPAADVTAERTTYDNETAYDRAATLLSDAERPLLFVGGGARRTADGVRVVEQLADRLNAPVASSYNGKGVFPEDDPRALGVTGKHMPEPGIDVVRSADAVLALGTDFDILATNSWTLPIEGSLVHVDIDPTSIGNHYPTAVPIVADVTDAAEALLDRLDPVGEGRSTGWDGSAIGQAVRSDYDAHLDRQGALDDTDPTSTPAAMHAVREAVPEDAIVTVDVGAFRLWAMQTFPAFTPGNYITSGSWAGMGYGLPSAIGAALAEPDRPVLTLTGDGGFYMCIHELHTAVENDANLVAVVFNNGGYGSIINKSPEISDDARTHEFSWGSPDLTTIAEGFGWNATAVSTTAAVETVVSDALDDDQPHLVEIQTKRNQLTAADAAGYDSPLDLDQFGVSTGSATDN is encoded by the coding sequence ATGCCGACACGCGAGACGGACAGACAGTCCGGAAGTAGCTATCTCTATCGAGCGCTCGTCGACGCCGGCGTCGAGACGGTCATCGGTATCCCCGGTGCCCAGACAGTTCCGTTCGACAAACTCGTCGCTGAGCGAGACGACATGGACTACGTCATGGCCCGACACGAGACCGCCATCCCTCACATCGCGTGGGGCTATTACGAGGCCAGCGGGGCGATGGCGGCCACCGTCACCATCCCGGGGCCGGGCGACACCAACGTCTCGACGGGGCTGAAAAATGCCCTCTCGAACGGGATTCCCATGATTCACATCGCCTCCGACGTCGACGACGCGGACCGTCCGCGGGAACCCGTCCACGAGATCGAGCCGGAAACCTTCGACAACGTCGTCAAGGAGAACATCCAGGTTTCATCCCGGCTACGCCTCCCCGAGCAGATTTCTCGGGCGATTGCCGTGGCGCGCGAACCGCCGACCGGACCCGTCCGTCTCGGGATTCCAAAGGACATGCTCGCAAGCGACTTCGCCGCCCCGGCCGCCGACGTGACGGCTGAACGAACCACCTACGACAACGAAACTGCCTACGACCGCGCGGCGACACTCCTCTCCGACGCCGAGCGACCGTTGTTGTTCGTCGGCGGCGGCGCTCGACGGACTGCCGACGGCGTGCGCGTCGTCGAGCAGTTGGCGGACCGGCTGAATGCACCCGTCGCCTCCTCCTACAACGGCAAGGGTGTCTTCCCCGAGGACGACCCGCGCGCGCTCGGCGTCACCGGCAAGCACATGCCCGAACCCGGCATCGACGTGGTGCGCTCGGCCGACGCCGTTCTCGCGCTCGGGACGGATTTCGACATCCTCGCAACGAACTCGTGGACGCTCCCAATCGAGGGGTCGCTCGTCCACGTCGACATCGACCCCACGTCCATCGGCAATCACTACCCGACGGCAGTCCCCATCGTCGCGGACGTGACAGACGCCGCCGAGGCATTGCTCGACCGACTCGACCCGGTCGGTGAGGGTCGGTCGACCGGCTGGGACGGCTCGGCCATCGGGCAGGCGGTGCGGTCGGACTACGACGCCCACCTCGACCGGCAGGGTGCGCTCGACGACACCGACCCGACATCGACGCCCGCCGCGATGCACGCCGTGCGCGAAGCCGTCCCCGAGGATGCAATCGTCACTGTCGACGTGGGGGCATTCCGGCTGTGGGCCATGCAGACGTTCCCGGCGTTCACGCCTGGCAACTACATCACCTCCGGCTCGTGGGCCGGGATGGGTTACGGACTGCCGTCGGCCATCGGCGCGGCACTTGCCGAACCCGACCGGCCGGTGCTGACGCTCACCGGCGACGGCGGCTTCTACATGTGCATCCACGAACTCCACACGGCCGTCGAGAACGACGCGAATCTCGTTGCGGTCGTGTTCAACAACGGTGGCTACGGCAGTATCATCAACAAGTCACCGGAAATCAGCGACGATGCGCGAACTCACGAGTTCTCGTGGGGGTCGCCCGACCTCACGACGATTGCCGAGGGGTTCGGGTGGAACGCGACAGCGGTCTCGACCACAGCAGCGGTCGAAACGGTTGTCAGCGATGCACTCGACGACGACCAGCCACACCTCGTGGAGATACAGACGAAACGCAATCAACTCACGGCCGCCGACGCCGCCGGCTACGACTCCCCACTCGACCTCGACCAGTTCGGTGTCTCGACCGGTTCCGCAACCGACAACTGA
- a CDS encoding FAS1-like dehydratase domain-containing protein, with protein sequence MSQDTESDTYGKITDEGLAELEDRIGTVIDERDPYVSEATRDTIRHWANGIGTDNPLYTDPEYAQDTQYGSITAPPTFLYATCHISGGYVGGLPGVHAMYAGTDWDWKQPIKRGYEIETKSWLHDLIEHETNFAGRSIQQIYRTEFYNQHGEQLATADSWCFRTERDTAREGKKKYESEGVELANWDEEDIEAFAEHYRQQEPRGGETRYFEDVEEGQQLDKLLKGPRTVTGAIAFLQGWGSVYVNARGHQLMYALFDDHPGLKTINRYGAPEPPSRVHWDEEFAQHAGVPAPYDYGPERVSWLGHTCHHWMGDDGFLEDLYVEVRRHNLLGDATWCTGEVTDTYVDGEKHLVDVELKATNQRDNVTAKGNATIRLPSRE encoded by the coding sequence ATGTCACAAGATACTGAAAGCGATACGTACGGCAAAATCACAGACGAAGGACTCGCGGAACTGGAGGACAGAATCGGCACGGTCATCGACGAGCGGGACCCCTACGTCTCGGAAGCGACGCGGGATACGATTCGCCACTGGGCCAACGGCATCGGGACCGACAACCCCCTCTACACCGACCCCGAGTACGCACAGGACACCCAGTACGGGAGCATCACCGCGCCCCCGACGTTTCTCTATGCCACCTGCCACATCTCCGGCGGCTACGTCGGCGGTCTCCCGGGCGTCCACGCGATGTACGCCGGCACCGACTGGGACTGGAAACAACCCATCAAGCGCGGCTACGAGATAGAGACGAAAAGTTGGCTCCACGACCTCATCGAACACGAGACGAACTTCGCCGGGCGCTCGATACAGCAGATATACCGCACCGAGTTCTACAACCAGCACGGCGAGCAGTTGGCGACGGCCGACTCGTGGTGTTTCCGCACCGAGCGCGACACAGCCCGCGAAGGTAAGAAAAAGTACGAATCAGAGGGCGTCGAACTCGCCAACTGGGACGAAGAAGATATCGAAGCGTTCGCGGAGCACTACCGCCAGCAGGAACCCCGCGGCGGTGAGACGCGCTACTTCGAAGACGTCGAGGAAGGACAGCAACTCGACAAACTTCTCAAGGGCCCCCGGACGGTCACCGGCGCAATCGCGTTCCTGCAGGGGTGGGGCAGTGTCTACGTCAACGCCCGCGGCCACCAGCTCATGTACGCGCTGTTCGACGACCATCCAGGGTTGAAGACCATCAACCGCTACGGCGCGCCGGAGCCGCCGTCACGCGTCCACTGGGACGAGGAATTCGCCCAGCACGCTGGCGTCCCGGCACCCTACGACTACGGCCCGGAACGCGTCTCGTGGCTCGGCCACACCTGCCACCACTGGATGGGCGACGACGGCTTCCTCGAAGACCTCTACGTCGAAGTCCGCCGGCACAACCTTCTGGGTGACGCGACGTGGTGTACCGGCGAAGTCACAGACACGTACGTCGACGGCGAGAAACACCTCGTGGACGTCGAACTGAAAGCGACCAATCAGCGCGACAACGTCACCGCGAAAGGGAACGCGACGATTCGGCTTCCCTCCCGCGAATAA